The following coding sequences are from one Streptomyces sp. NBC_01232 window:
- a CDS encoding class I adenylate-forming enzyme family protein, with the protein MTADRLVLRDLLPAELRRSWVVDGTCPDLDLYSLFRARQIADLHRTAVIDAKGKLCYTALDRKVRCLATGLRELGIGPGDVVGVQLPNHRNAVIADLALAALGAIALPFPVGRSVLEAECLLRRAEAVAVIAATEHRDFRHAADLSTLTGALPALRHVIAAGRPGSVTEGTIPLSELLRSDPSGFVPARPDPDSAARILVSSGSEAEPKMIAYSHNALAGGRGNFLASLIPDRTPPSCLFLVPLASAFGSNGTAVTLARHGGTLVLLDHFTPEAALEAVREHRPTHILGVPTMVRMMLERLDGTGEKLPAPTALVLGGAPLDATTAAAAAEAFGCPVVNLYGSADGVNCHTGLGSSVPPADGTGVVAGHPDPRVAEIRIADPDTHEPLPDGAVGEIISRGPMTPLCYVGAPDLDARYRTPDGWVRTGDLGYLDSDSVLHIVGRLKDIVIRGGANISPAEVERVLTAHPQVRDVACVGVPDPLMGERLAACVVPRGGQPLTLASLGEHLTRRGLERSKHPERLLLIAELPLTAAGKPDRAALRERLTAPPLAQAG; encoded by the coding sequence ATGACCGCCGACAGGCTCGTACTGCGCGACCTGCTGCCCGCCGAACTCCGCCGGTCCTGGGTGGTCGACGGGACCTGCCCCGATCTCGACCTCTACAGCCTGTTCCGGGCCCGTCAGATCGCGGACCTGCACCGGACGGCCGTCATCGACGCCAAGGGCAAGCTCTGCTACACCGCCCTGGACCGCAAGGTCCGATGTCTGGCCACCGGCCTGAGGGAGCTCGGCATCGGCCCGGGCGACGTGGTCGGCGTACAGCTCCCCAACCACCGCAATGCCGTCATCGCCGATCTCGCGCTGGCCGCGCTCGGCGCGATCGCGCTCCCCTTCCCGGTGGGCCGGAGCGTCCTCGAGGCCGAGTGCCTGCTGCGCCGCGCCGAGGCCGTCGCCGTCATCGCGGCGACCGAGCACCGGGATTTCCGGCACGCGGCCGATCTGAGCACGCTCACGGGGGCGCTCCCGGCCCTGCGCCACGTCATCGCGGCGGGGAGGCCGGGATCCGTGACTGAAGGAACGATTCCGCTGTCGGAGCTGCTGCGCTCCGACCCCAGCGGCTTCGTCCCGGCCCGGCCCGACCCCGACAGCGCCGCACGCATCCTCGTCTCCTCCGGTTCCGAGGCCGAGCCGAAGATGATCGCGTACTCGCACAACGCACTGGCCGGCGGCCGCGGGAACTTCCTCGCCTCCCTCATCCCGGACCGGACCCCGCCGAGCTGCCTCTTCCTCGTGCCGCTCGCCTCCGCCTTCGGGTCCAACGGCACCGCCGTCACCCTCGCCCGGCACGGCGGCACCCTCGTCCTGCTCGACCACTTCACCCCGGAAGCGGCGCTCGAGGCGGTGCGCGAACACCGGCCGACGCACATACTCGGCGTGCCCACCATGGTCCGCATGATGCTCGAACGCCTCGACGGGACGGGCGAGAAGCTGCCCGCGCCCACCGCACTCGTCCTCGGCGGGGCCCCGCTCGACGCGACCACCGCGGCCGCCGCGGCCGAGGCCTTCGGCTGTCCGGTGGTGAACCTCTACGGCTCCGCCGACGGCGTCAACTGCCATACCGGGCTCGGCAGTTCTGTGCCTCCCGCCGATGGGACCGGAGTCGTCGCGGGTCATCCCGACCCCCGGGTCGCCGAGATCCGGATCGCCGACCCGGACACGCACGAACCGCTGCCCGACGGGGCCGTCGGCGAGATCATCTCGCGCGGCCCGATGACCCCGCTGTGCTACGTGGGCGCCCCCGACCTGGACGCCCGCTACCGCACGCCCGACGGCTGGGTCCGCACCGGTGACCTCGGATACCTCGACTCCGACAGCGTCCTGCACATCGTCGGCCGCCTCAAGGACATCGTCATCCGCGGCGGCGCCAACATCAGCCCGGCCGAGGTGGAACGCGTCCTGACCGCGCACCCCCAGGTCCGGGACGTGGCGTGCGTCGGCGTCCCCGACCCGCTGATGGGGGAGCGGCTGGCCGCCTGCGTGGTGCCCCGGGGCGGCCAGCCCCTCACACTCGCCTCCCTCGGCGAACACCTCACGCGGCGCGGGCTGGAGCGGTCCAAACACCCCGAGCGGCTCCTGCTGATCGCCGAACTCCCCCTGACGGCGGCCGGCAAACCGGACCGCGCGGCGCTGCGCGAACGCCTCACGGCCCCCCCGCTCGCCCAGGCAGGCTGA